The genomic segment CGATGCCCAACGCGAATTTGACCGGCTGGCGGGGGGTAACCTCACCGAAATCGCCGCCGCGCAAGCCCGCGTGGATGCGGCTCAAGCCACCCTCAACCTGGCTCGAGTGTCCGCGCCGTTTGCCGCCACGATTACCGAAGCCAACCCGCTCCCCGGCGATCAAGTCAGCGCGGGCGCGACGGCTTTCCGTCTCGATGATCTGACCAGCCTGCTCGTGGATGTCGAAGTTTCTGAGGTGGATATCAACAGTGTGGCAGTCGGTCAACCCGCCACGCTTTCGTTCGACGCCATCCTTGACAAGGATTATCACGGCGAAGTGGTTGAAGTTGCCAAAGCCGGCACAAATGTCAATGGCGTGGTGAATTTCAAAGTCACCATCGAATTGACCGATGCCGATGCGGAGGTGAAGCCCGGCATGACCGCCGCTGTCAATATCACGGTGGAGCAGATCGACGACGTGATTTTGATTCCGAATCGCGCGGTGCGTTTGCTGGATGGGCAACGCTATATTTATTTGATGGTGAATGGCATACCGCAAAAAACCGAGGTCAGCCTGGGCGCCTCCTCCGACACGATGAGCGTGCTGGTTGGCGGCGATGTCTCGGAAGGCGCTTCGATCATTCTCAATCCGCCGGTCGAAGTTGGAGGTCCATTTGGAGGCTAGCATGGATTGGGTGATTCAAACCCACGATCTACGCAAGGTCTACCAGATGGGCGAAGTGGAAGTGGAGGCATTGCGCGGCGTATCGTTCAATATTCGGCGCGGCGAAGTGGTGGCGATCATGGGTCCCTCGGGTTCGGGCAAATCCACATTGATGAATACGCTCGGCTGTTTAGACCGCCCCTCCGCCGGAGAATATGTGTTGGACGGCGAGACGGTCGCCAACTTGAACGACGATCAATTGGCGGATATTCGCAATCGTAAAGTGGGCTTTGTCTTTCAAAGTTTCAATTTGCTGTCGCGGCAGACTGCCATCACCAACGTGGAACTTCCACTGCGGTATTCGAGTAATTCCAAATACGCCGGGAACGCGAGGGGCAGGCGCGCGCGGGCGATAGAGGCGTTGAAAGCCGTCGGTTTGGAAAATCGGATGACGCATCGCCCCGCCGAACTCTCCGGCGGACAGCAACAACGCGTGGCAATCGCGCGCGCCATCGTCAACGACCCAGCCATCATCATGGCAGACGAACCGACGGGCAACCTCGATTCGAAAGTCGGCAAAGAAATTATGAATTTACTGCTCGATCTGAACAAAGAGAGCGGAACCACGTTGATCATCGTCACTCACGACCCAACAGTTGCCGAACAAACCCAGCGCGTCATCCGCTTGCGCGATGGGCTACTGGATGGCGCCACATGAGCATTGCGCAAGCCTTCCTGGAGGCGCTCGAATCCATCAGCGGGAACAAGTTGAGGTCCGGTCTGACCGTGCTGGGGATCGTGATCGGCGTCGCCGCGGTGATCGCCATGTTGGCGGTGGGCAACGGCGCGGAGGCGTCCATCACCGGTTCGATCAGCAGTATCGGCACGAATTTATTGTTCGTGTTTCGCGGCAGTCCTGAAAGCCAGCAAGAAGCGCCAGATCGAAGCAGCGCGCGGAACGACCGCCCGTTGACTCTCGCCGATGCCGAAGCGCTTGCCGACCCGTTTGCCGCGCCTTCGGTGGCGGTTGTCGCGCCGGCGATTCAAGGCAATGGGATCATCACCTTTGCCGGTGAAAACGCGTCCACCACGATCACCGGCGTCACCCCCGAATATTTTTCCGTTCGCAACCTGGAACTTTCAGAAGGCGAGTTTATCAACCAGGAGCATTTGCTGGGGCGCATGTCGGTTGTGGTGCTTGGTCCCGAAGCCGCCGATGTGATCATGGGCAGGCATGACGGCATTGTGGGCGAAACGATCCGCATTGAGGGACAGCCCTTCCGCATTATCGGCGTGTTGGTGGCGAAAGGGGGCGGCGCGTTTGGCAGTGAGGATAACAGCGCCTACCTCCCGTTTACCACCGCGCAGGCGCGTCTGCTCAAACGTAACGCGCGCGATGAAGTGGATGTGATCTTCGTGCAAGCCACAAGCGGAGAGACCGTTCCCCAAGCCTCGGAGGAGATCGCAAACATTTTGCGCCAGCGCCATCGCACGCCGATCGGCAGTGACGATTTCACCGTGTTTACCCAGCAGGATTTTCTGCAAACGTTCGCCGCCATTACCGGCGTGCTCACCATCTTCCTGGGCGGCATCGCGGGAATCTCCCTGCTCGTGGGCGGCATTGGCATCATGAACATCATGCTTGTTTCGGTCACCGAACGCACGCGCGAGATCGGCTTACGTAAAGCGCTCGGCGCGCGCAGGCGCGATATTTTGATTCAATTTCTCACCGAGTCTTCTTTGTTGAGTCTCATCGGCGGGATCATCGGCATCCTACTTGGCTGGGTGATCGCCTACGCAGTGGGGCAGATCGCCGCGGCAAACGGCACAGACTTCATCCCGGTCGTCACGACCGATGCGGTGGCGCTTGCCACGATCTTTTCGGCGGCGGTCGGATTATTCTTCGGCATCTACCCCGCCAACCGCGCGGCGAACCTCGAGCCGGTCGAGGCGTTGCGATATGAATAGTCCTCGTTCATGCGGCAGTTCAACTGCCGCATGAACGAGACTGCCGCCTGAACAGGGGGCGTTCGCCCAACAGTTCAACTGATGAACGAACAGAGATAGCATCTCACCCTACGTGATAAAATTCGAGTATGACACCATTAAAAATCCTCATTACGGACGGACTCGACCAAAGCGGTTTGAATGTTTTGCGCTCCCACGCGGATGTGGATGATCGCCGCGATATTTCAGCGGACGACCTCCTCAAAGCGATTCCCGATTACGATGGACTCATCGTTCGCGGTCGGACGAAGGTGACTGCCTCTGTTGTGGAAGCGGGCGCCCGCCTCAAAGCCATCGGCCGCGCCGGCGTCGGCGTGGACAACATCGACCTCGACGCGGCAAAAAAGCGCAACGTCGTGGTGGTCAACGCGCCGATGTCCACTTCGATCGCCGTTGCCGAATTAACCTTCGGGTTGATGCTTGCCCTCGCCCGCGAAATCCCCCGCGCCGATGCGGGCATGAAGCAAGGCAAGTGGCTCAAAAAAGACCTCGAAGGGGTGGAGTTGAACGGTAAAACGCTCGGCGTGATCGGCTTTGGGCGCATCGGCGTGGAGTTGGGCAAACGCGCCGCCGCCTTCGGCATGAATGTGATCGCCTACGACCCGTTGATCTCGGAAGATGAAATTTCAAAACGCGGAGCGGAGCCTGTCTCGATACAAGATCTGTACGGGTGGTCTGATTTCATCTCCTTGCATCTGCCGCTCAACGTGCAAACGCGCGATATGATCGGTCCGCTGGCGTTTTCACAGATGAAAGACGGCGCGCGCATCGTGTGCGCGGCGCGCGGAGGCATCATCGACGAAACCGCGTTGGTTGCCGCGTTGAACAGCGGCAAGGTCGCTGGCGCCGCGCTGGACGTGTACGCGGCGGAACCGCCCGGGGAAACTGAAGCAGTCCTCCACCCAAAAGTGATCGCCATACCTCACATCGGGGCGCAGACTGCCGAAGCGCAATCCCGCGCCTCGGAGGATATCGCCAACGAGGTTTTATCCGCCTTGCAAAATAAACCGCTTCGTTGGAAGGTCAATTAAAAATTTCAGGAGTTGCCGTGTCTGAGAAGCTTATTCGCTTGAAAGAGATACTTGGGGAGGTTTCCGATCTCGCTAGAGCCACATCGGTGCTGGATTGGGATCAGCAGGTAAACATTCCGCCGATGGGCGGAGACGCGCGCGGTCAACAATTGGCGACGCTGGGAAAGATCAGGCAAGAGAAATTCACATCCGATGAGGTGGGACGCTTGATCGATGACCTGAAACCCGAATTTGCCGGCGTAGATTCGGATGACGCCGCGATGATCCGTGTTGCCGCCCGAAATTACGATAAGGCGAAGCGCGTTCCACCGTCTTTCGTGGCGGAACAGGCAGTAGCCACTTCGAAATCCTTTGAAGCGTGGGTGGAAGCAAAGGGAAAATCGGACTATTCGATCTTTCTGCCACATCTGCAAAAAATGGTAGAACTTGTTCACAAGTACATTTCATTCTTTCCGCCTGCCGACCACCCCTACGACACACTGCTGGATGATTATGAACCCGGCATGAAGACCGCCGATGTGAAAGCCATCTTTGAGGGATTGCGCCCCAAGCAGGTGGAGTTGATCAAAGCCGTAAGCGAGGCAAAACAAGTCGGCGATGGTTTCTTGCGGAAAAAATATAACGAGAAAAAATTGTGGGATTTTGGCGAAGAGGTCGTCAAAAGTTTCGGCTACGATTTCAGCCGCGGCAGGCAGGATAAAGCCGCGCATCCGTTTGAAACCACGTTCAGCGTGAACGATGTCCGCATCACCACGCGTTTTGAAGCCGACAACCCGCTGGCGATGATCTTCAGTACCATGCACGAAGCGGGACACGGCATGTACGAGCAGGGCGTGAACCCCGCGTACGAACGCACCGCCTTGGAAAGCGGCGCATCGCTTGCCGTTCACGAGTCGCAATCTCGCCTGTGGGAAAATCTTGTTGGGCGGTCGCTTCCGTTTTGGGAACACTTCTACCCGAAACTCAAAAAGACTTTCCCGAGGCAACTCGATGGCATCGGGCTCAAGGCATTCTATAAAGCCGTCAACAAGGTTGCGCCTTCGCTCATCCGCGTCAATGCCGATGAAGCCACGTACAACCTGCACATCATGCTCCGCCTCGAGCTCGAGATCGCCATGGTCGAGAACAAGATCGACCTCAAACACCTGCCTGAAATTTGGAACACAAAGATGCGGGAATATCTCGGCGTCACTCCGCCGAATGACGCGCAGGGCGTGTTACAGGATATTCACTGGTCGGCCGGGTTGGTCGGATACTTTTCCACATATGCGCTGGGTAATCTCATTTCTGCCCAGTTGTGGGAAAAGATCAACAAAGATATTCGCAACCTCGACGATCAATTTCGCGCGGGTAAATTCGATGCCCTGCTCGGCTGGCTTCGAGAGAACATCCACCAACATGGTCAAAAATACGATCCGCAAGATCTCGTCCGGCAAGTCACCGGTTCAAAGATCACAGCGGAGCCATATGTTCGCTACCTGACGAAAAAATATAGCGAGATATACTCTTTGTAAATGTGTCTGGTGCGTATAGAAACAAGTCCAATGATTCTTTCATGGGTCATTGGACTTGTTCATGAATAAATGAAATTTCGACTCCTACTCATCGCCTCTCTTCTCGGACTTGCGGCCGGTTGCGCCTCCCCGGCCTCAAGCCCCATCCCGACCCCGATTCCGCCTGAACAACTACCCCTTGTCATCGCTCAAACTGCGGAAGCGGCGAACCTCGCCGCCACGGAAACCCACCTCGCGTCTCTTTCCACACTGGCGCCCACAATGCCTCCCGCGCCAACGTTGACCATCACGCCGGGTCCATCTCCTACCGCAACCAGCATTCCCGGGCACGACCGCGCGGAGATCGAGATCAGTTCGCCGGGTCCGTTTTCGAAAGTGATCTCGCCGATCACCCTCAAAATGGATATTACGACCGGCGCGAGCGAAATTGTGCAAGTGGACCTGTTCGGCGAAGATGGGCGATTGATCACGCGCCTGCTCAAAAAGAATGTGCCCACCTCCAACAACGGCATCCAGCAGACCATCAAAGTCGCATTTGAGATTCCCGGCGCGGCGGAGGTGGCGCGGCTTACCGTCAGCACCTTCGATGAATTTGACCGCGCGCAAGCCGTAAATTCCGTTCGGCTGTTGTTGCTCTCCTCGGGGGAAAATGAGATCACCACGCCGGGAAATCCCTCTGAGCCGATCCGCGTCTTTTTCCCAACCAAAAAAGATTCCGCGTCGGGCGGCAATCTCGCCGTTCGCGGGGATGTCTGGCCCTTCAGTGTGGAGCCGATCATCCTCGAGTTGATCACGCCGGATGGAAAGTCGCTGGGGTTGCGCGTGCTGAATATCGCACAAGCCTCGCCGCAGTTGTTTGAAACGACAATACCCTATCGAGTTTCGGAGCCGGTCACCGCCCGCCTGACCATCCATCAAGAAGATGACCGCATTCCCGGTGTGTTTTATGTGTTCACTCAGGAAGTCCTGCTCAACCCGTAACTTGTCAATTCACAATCCGGTGTGTATAATTCGCACGCTTTGCAGTAATCGGGGTGTGGCTCAGACCGGTAGAGCGCACGGTTCGGGTCCGTGAGGTCCCGAGTTCAAATCTCGGCACCCCGACAAAACAAGACTCCCGAAAGGGAGTCTTGTTTATTAATTGCAGGTAAGCGCAAGACATTGAGCTTTTCTCTACCGTACATCTGCACCGCTAAGTGTCGCCATGCGACACCCGCAAAGAACGCAAAGAAAACCTTTTTAACTTGGCGGTCTTAGCGTGCTTTGCGGTAAAAGTCTTCTCATGTATGGTAGAGAAGAATCTGAAAAATCTTGCAATCCTGAACGGGGTGAGTGATAAAATCGCTCCAAATGGCAGATCATACCGCGCT from the Candidatus Defluviilinea gracilis genome contains:
- a CDS encoding efflux RND transporter periplasmic adaptor subunit: MRDFFKKRKWLWIVLLILILGVGGSFYLRNSQPDTASQFQTASIERGNLVATIGATGTVRAKQSATLIWQAAGTVDVVNAKVGDNVPADFVLAYLEKTSLPQSIILAEADLASAQQALDDLTNSDTALAQATINLRDAQAVYDKAANWRKELNGKIHIKEIIYKTFGNRKIPVLKEYRGYAGAEAIAKADEDLALAKAKLDDAQREFDRLAGGNLTEIAAAQARVDAAQATLNLARVSAPFAATITEANPLPGDQVSAGATAFRLDDLTSLLVDVEVSEVDINSVAVGQPATLSFDAILDKDYHGEVVEVAKAGTNVNGVVNFKVTIELTDADAEVKPGMTAAVNITVEQIDDVILIPNRAVRLLDGQRYIYLMVNGIPQKTEVSLGASSDTMSVLVGGDVSEGASIILNPPVEVGGPFGG
- a CDS encoding ABC transporter permease, which codes for MSIAQAFLEALESISGNKLRSGLTVLGIVIGVAAVIAMLAVGNGAEASITGSISSIGTNLLFVFRGSPESQQEAPDRSSARNDRPLTLADAEALADPFAAPSVAVVAPAIQGNGIITFAGENASTTITGVTPEYFSVRNLELSEGEFINQEHLLGRMSVVVLGPEAADVIMGRHDGIVGETIRIEGQPFRIIGVLVAKGGGAFGSEDNSAYLPFTTAQARLLKRNARDEVDVIFVQATSGETVPQASEEIANILRQRHRTPIGSDDFTVFTQQDFLQTFAAITGVLTIFLGGIAGISLLVGGIGIMNIMLVSVTERTREIGLRKALGARRRDILIQFLTESSLLSLIGGIIGILLGWVIAYAVGQIAAANGTDFIPVVTTDAVALATIFSAAVGLFFGIYPANRAANLEPVEALRYE
- a CDS encoding carboxypeptidase M32, translating into MSEKLIRLKEILGEVSDLARATSVLDWDQQVNIPPMGGDARGQQLATLGKIRQEKFTSDEVGRLIDDLKPEFAGVDSDDAAMIRVAARNYDKAKRVPPSFVAEQAVATSKSFEAWVEAKGKSDYSIFLPHLQKMVELVHKYISFFPPADHPYDTLLDDYEPGMKTADVKAIFEGLRPKQVELIKAVSEAKQVGDGFLRKKYNEKKLWDFGEEVVKSFGYDFSRGRQDKAAHPFETTFSVNDVRITTRFEADNPLAMIFSTMHEAGHGMYEQGVNPAYERTALESGASLAVHESQSRLWENLVGRSLPFWEHFYPKLKKTFPRQLDGIGLKAFYKAVNKVAPSLIRVNADEATYNLHIMLRLELEIAMVENKIDLKHLPEIWNTKMREYLGVTPPNDAQGVLQDIHWSAGLVGYFSTYALGNLISAQLWEKINKDIRNLDDQFRAGKFDALLGWLRENIHQHGQKYDPQDLVRQVTGSKITAEPYVRYLTKKYSEIYSL
- a CDS encoding ABC transporter ATP-binding protein: MIQTHDLRKVYQMGEVEVEALRGVSFNIRRGEVVAIMGPSGSGKSTLMNTLGCLDRPSAGEYVLDGETVANLNDDQLADIRNRKVGFVFQSFNLLSRQTAITNVELPLRYSSNSKYAGNARGRRARAIEALKAVGLENRMTHRPAELSGGQQQRVAIARAIVNDPAIIMADEPTGNLDSKVGKEIMNLLLDLNKESGTTLIIVTHDPTVAEQTQRVIRLRDGLLDGAT